The Chryseobacterium oranimense genome contains the following window.
TGCATCCAGGCGTTGTTTGATCTTCAGATAAGCCTCACTTTTCACCTGAACCATGTTGGCTCCTACCTTCATCCAGAATTTAGCCTGGAGGTTAAAATTGCCCTGTTTTAAGTCGGTGAAAATAACTTCCGAAGTATCCAGCTTATCCACATTTTCTAAACTTTTAATGACATCCAGCATTCCTTTTTGCGCCTTGGTGATATCCTCATCCGCCGGGATCTCAAAATTTAAAATAATTCTTCGCTGTGGTGATGCCGTAATATTGTAAAAAGGAGCATTGAAAATAACCTGATTAGGAATATAAGCTTTTTTGCCGTCATCAGTGATAATCTTTGTCGTTAAAAAACCTATTTCCTGAACTGTTCCGGAATGATTTCCTATCGTAATATAATCGCCCACTTTAAAGGCCTTATCAATCCCGATAAGCATCCCGGAAAAAATGCTGGATACCAGATCCTTCAAAGCTACCCCTGCAATTACCCCTGCTACTCCCAAACTTCCGATAAATTTCCAAAGGAAACCGCTGAAGCCCATAATTTCAAGAGCGATGAAGGTCCCCATCAGCATGATCAGAAACCTGAATACGCTTATTAAAGTAACGAGAGAGCTCTCCTTCTGGCTTTTCGGGAAAAATTTGTGAAATAATTTTACGGCGCCTAAGCTTAAGTACTTACTGCTAATAAGGAAAAAAGAAAAGACTAAAATTCCGACGATAAGTTTCGGTGTAAGCTCGGCAAACCTCATATACCAGCTTTCCAAAACCCTGTAAATAACATCTACGTAGCTGTATCCATTGTTCTGCATGAAAAAAAATTTATTAAAGATATGTAAATTTTCAACAAAAATTTTGCCAGTCTCAAAAAGTCTATTAAATTTGTAGACTAATAAAGCGGAATATTATGTCAATCAAACTAGGAGATACAGCACCGGACTTTCAGGCAGAAACGTCTTTAGGCGATATTAAGTTTCATGAATTTTTAGGTGATTCCTGGGGAATTTTATTCTCCCATCCTGCAGATTATACACCAGTATGTACTACTGAGCTTGGATATACCTCGAAGTTGAAATCAGAATTTGATAAAAGAGGAACAAAGGTTATTGCTTTAAGTGTGGATGGAGTAGAAGACCATCAGAACTGGATTAAAGATATTAATGAAACCCAGAACACAGATGTGCAGTTTCCTATTATTGCGGATAAAGACAGACGGATTTCAGAATTGTATGACTTTATTCACCCTAATGCTTTAGCTACAGCTACAGTACGTTCACTACTGATCATTGATCCGGATAAAAAAGTAAGATTAATCATTACTTATCCGGCTTCTACAGGAAGAAATTTTAATGAAATTCTGAGAGTTCTGGATTCTCTTCAGCTGGTTGATTCGCATAAAGTGGCTACTCCTGTCAATTGGGAAAATGGTGAGGATGTTATTATACCTCCTGCTATTTCTACCGAAGATGCGAAAAAAATATTTCCGAAAGGGGTTACTGAAGTAAAGCCCTATCTGAGATATACGCCACAGCCTAATACGTGATTTATTTGATTTTTTATAGTTTAGTTTTAATTTGTACGAAAATCGCCCCGAAAAATATTTCGGGGCGATTTCATTTTTTATTTAAGTAAAAATGTAAGTGATTATTTTAAATCATTTGCTACTTCTTTAGCTTTTGAAGTAGGGAAATAAAGACTGAATCCTACGTTGAATGTAATATTAGAATTTAAACCTTCACTACCAAATCCTGCTCTACCTCTATATTTTACTAAACCTTCCAAACCAATGTTCGGGGTAATGAAATAAGAATAACCTGGACCTGCACCAAAGTCTAAACCAGTTGTAGAATCTCCGTTTTCAACAGATCTACCACCGATACCTACATTTCCTTCAAGGAACCATCTTCCGTGGTGAAGTAAATTATCAACACCTTTTTCCCCAGGTGATAGGAAGTAACGTCCCAAAGCACCAACTCCATAAGTAAAATCCGTTGGTGATCCGTTTGTAACTTTTTTAATACCTAAATCTACATATCCACCTATTGCTACGTTATCATTTACAAAGTAAGCTGCTTTAGGCTGTAATGCAATATCATAACCACCACCTGTATTCAAACCGAAGTTACTTGATAAAAGACTGGTTCCTACCATCCAGTTGCCTTTTTGAATCTGAGCGTTAGCAGTTGCTGTTAAACCTGTTGCTGCTAATATTCCTGCAAAAATTAGTTTTTTCATAATTTATTATTTTAATAATTAAATGGTACTATTTATTGGGTAGAGAAAAGACAATAAATGTGCCAGACTTCTTAATTTTAGATAAAAATTCAGAATAACTGTTAATTTTAACGTGATTGAAATGTGAATTATTTGGCCATTTTTTTGCTAATACTGCAATTTAGATGCACAAAAGAATCACTGAAATAATAAGACCTGCAATTGTGAATTTTATTCCACGTTTGAAAGCTTTTGTTTTAGGATTAAACATCCAGAAGCTTGAAATGACGAAGAAAAACAAGGAAATACCGAAAAATGTATTCAGGGGTGATAAGGTTTCTTTCGACTGCGATTTATGAAGCTTTACCATTTTGTCCAGTACAAAAGGAAGCTCTTTTTTTGAATATTTTGCCTTTCCGGTAGAAGCATCATAAGTTCCCTGCTTAAAATGAAGGACACTGCCTTCCGTTTTTTCTACCTCAATACCTTTAATTTTCAGTTCTTTTCCAAGCTCTTTTTCTGAAAGGTTAACGGCGATTGTTTTATCATATTTTTTCTCTTTCTTAAGAAAATCCGTGTCCCTGTAAACAAGTAAAACTCCGCTCAATGCATACACAGCCATTATTCCTGCAAGAAAATACCCCAGATAGCGGTGCGTGATTCTCATGAAACTTCTTGTGTCTTTGATCTTATCCATATTGTATGTTTTGTTTTATAATTCAAAAAGCGGAAGCTGCAGCAATGCAGTTTCCACTTTGAGTTCTGAAATTATATTTATTCTATAATTTATACGTTAATGTAAAATAGTAGTTTCTTGGTGTAATTGGGTTGACTGAATAATTTTCATGCACATTATAGTTCACTACATCAAACAGGTTGCCCACCTTTCCCTGGATAGAGAATTTCTTCCATTCGTAGCCTATGGATACATTTACAGTTGTATAATCTTTTAATTCAAATATTCTGCTTACTCCATTTCTTGAAGCTAAACTATTACTTCCTGTTTTAGTATCATTCCATCCTGCCAGACGATTGCCGATATAATAAGCTCCAGCACCTATTTTTAGCCCTTTTGCAAATCTGGTGAATTTATAGAAGATAGATGCATTGGCAGTTGTAGCCGGAGTTCTCACAATCCTTTGCTTTTCAACATAACCAAAATCTTCGGGAGTATCAAGATATACAGAATTGTTGTAAGAGAAACCTCCTATAATGGATAAATTTTCTGTTGGATTTCCTGTAATATCAAGCTCAACACCACGGCTTCTCATTTTTCCTGCAAAATCTTTTAAAAGCCCGTTCGGATCTATTTGTACCCCTGCGTCATTTAAAGCAACCTGATAGTAATTTTTGTATAGAATCTGGTAAACTGTAAGATTGAATGCTAAAGCATTATTCCAGAGATTTTTCTTTGCTCCGATTTCATACTGGTCAATATAAGTAGGTTTAAGAGCTTCATTTTGATTAAGTCTATTGAAACCAACATTATTGGAGAATGAGTTGGTATAAGTTGCGAATACTGATAAATTATCATTCGGCATATATACAATACCTGCTTTTGGCGATATGGCCATATCAGAAGAGCTTGAAAAAGGAACATCAGGCTGGGTGTTATCCTTAAAATTCTCTTTTCTGGTGCTTTTGTTTTCTACGTAAGACCATCTTAAACCGGCCAATACTTTAAATTCTTTAGAAATACTAATGAAATCCTGGGCATATACTCCAATTCTTTGCGTAGGAATTCTTGTACGTTCAAATTTTGCTACGTGTTCCGAAGTTGGCATTGTACCTCCTGCCCATGTAGACGGATCATCCAGATAAACAAGTCCGTTAGGGTTTCCATTTGTACCGAATAGGAAAGAACTACCATAGACAGCTTTCTTTGGATCAGCAATGGTAGGGTCATAATAGGTATAGGAATCAGCCAATCCATAATCTGCATCTGCCCCGATTAAGACTTTATGATTTATACTTCCCGTATTGAATTCTCCATTGATATTGGCTTGTAATGAAGTATAGTTTTGTTCATTATAAGTTCTGTTCAGAGGTCTTTTCCATGCCAAACGATCACCGGCATATTCCCACTGTACCCTTTCCGTTGAGAAATAGTCTTTGGTATAATTTTGATAAGATGCTGTAGCATTTAAAGACCATTTTTCATTGAACTGGTGGATAAATGTTACATTGGTAGATAACTGC
Protein-coding sequences here:
- a CDS encoding mechanosensitive ion channel family protein, encoding MQNNGYSYVDVIYRVLESWYMRFAELTPKLIVGILVFSFFLISSKYLSLGAVKLFHKFFPKSQKESSLVTLISVFRFLIMLMGTFIALEIMGFSGFLWKFIGSLGVAGVIAGVALKDLVSSIFSGMLIGIDKAFKVGDYITIGNHSGTVQEIGFLTTKIITDDGKKAYIPNQVIFNAPFYNITASPQRRIILNFEIPADEDITKAQKGMLDVIKSLENVDKLDTSEVIFTDLKQGNFNLQAKFWMKVGANMVQVKSEAYLKIKQRLDADNIQLVTPTSISITNGEALPVENQDK
- a CDS encoding peroxiredoxin, coding for MSIKLGDTAPDFQAETSLGDIKFHEFLGDSWGILFSHPADYTPVCTTELGYTSKLKSEFDKRGTKVIALSVDGVEDHQNWIKDINETQNTDVQFPIIADKDRRISELYDFIHPNALATATVRSLLIIDPDKKVRLIITYPASTGRNFNEILRVLDSLQLVDSHKVATPVNWENGEDVIIPPAISTEDAKKIFPKGVTEVKPYLRYTPQPNT
- a CDS encoding porin family protein yields the protein MKKLIFAGILAATGLTATANAQIQKGNWMVGTSLLSSNFGLNTGGGYDIALQPKAAYFVNDNVAIGGYVDLGIKKVTNGSPTDFTYGVGALGRYFLSPGEKGVDNLLHHGRWFLEGNVGIGGRSVENGDSTTGLDFGAGPGYSYFITPNIGLEGLVKYRGRAGFGSEGLNSNITFNVGFSLYFPTSKAKEVANDLK
- a CDS encoding TonB-dependent siderophore receptor; protein product: MNKQLVTLGFLLGTLSLGAQLKDIEADTIRTQTIEDINLHKTGNPNQARTLSTKSSLTVMENPQAISIVTHEIIEQQQAKQLSDVLQNVNGMYITSSRGNSQDSFGGRGFILGNDNIFKNGARINSGVFPEVSGLERVEVLKGANAMLYGNTAAGGIINMITKKPKFNFGGSIGLNGGSWNSYKPTVDIYGPLSKNIAFRVNGAYEYAESFRDVVQSEKYYFNPSFLFNLSPKSQLIVEADYLKNNFTPDFGIGSITNADKSYSMNNLLSRNAFLGTDWQYQNVEQLSTNVTFIHQFNEKWSLNATASYQNYTKDYFSTERVQWEYAGDRLAWKRPLNRTYNEQNYTSLQANINGEFNTGSINHKVLIGADADYGLADSYTYYDPTIADPKKAVYGSSFLFGTNGNPNGLVYLDDPSTWAGGTMPTSEHVAKFERTRIPTQRIGVYAQDFISISKEFKVLAGLRWSYVENKSTRKENFKDNTQPDVPFSSSSDMAISPKAGIVYMPNDNLSVFATYTNSFSNNVGFNRLNQNEALKPTYIDQYEIGAKKNLWNNALAFNLTVYQILYKNYYQVALNDAGVQIDPNGLLKDFAGKMRSRGVELDITGNPTENLSIIGGFSYNNSVYLDTPEDFGYVEKQRIVRTPATTANASIFYKFTRFAKGLKIGAGAYYIGNRLAGWNDTKTGSNSLASRNGVSRIFELKDYTTVNVSIGYEWKKFSIQGKVGNLFDVVNYNVHENYSVNPITPRNYYFTLTYKL